CTCGGTTCCCGGTACCGGGAAGAAGCGGCGGCGCCGGTACCGCCCGAGGGAACCCAGCGGGTCggcgggcggacggacggacggacgcggTGGCCAGCCGGGACCCGCCGCTTTCGTTTTCAGCCTCGGCGGGGACGGCAGCGAGCCCTTCCCGACGggagcggccccgcggggcggctgtcccgggtggcggggggggacggggacccgaCGCGGCGGAGCCCCGAGGGCAGGAGCGGGGTGCGGAGCCCGGCCCGGTGCCGCGTCCCGCGGTGCCGCCGCGTTCTTACCTTTCTTGATCACGGACTGATCGAGCAGGTTCATCCCGCCGTCGTCCACGGCCTGAAAGCACCGAAGCAAGAGCCGTCAGCTCCCGCTGGGGACGGGCACCGGCCCCCCGGGGCGTGGGGGGACAAGACAGCGCGGCCGGGGACCGGTCGACCCGTTGCCGCCGGCCGGGAGGGATCGCTCGGGCACGGACGAGCCCGGGTAACGGGCTTCCCGCTCCGGCGGCCCTCCTCGCCCGGGGGGTACGGAGACCGCggggcccgacccggcccggccgggccgccctccccccccccggcccggggcgcAGAGGCGGCGGGACGGGTCCCCGCCGTGCCGCTCCCTTGTCGTGCGTGTgttcccccccgtccccccccgtccccgggcaccctccccggcctcccctccgtccccccgGTACCTGGATGTCCTCGATGCCGTGGTGGCCGAGGCCGTGGAGGCCCAGCGGGCCGTCGGCGAGGCCGTGTCCGCCGTCGGGCAGCCCGTGGAGCAGACGGGGCACGGCGGGGTATTCGCGTCGGGGGTCGAGCCCCAGGGCGCGGTGGGTCTGCGAGAGCAGCCCCGCGTCGTCCTGCCGGCCTCGCTGCGGGGGCCAGGcgggctgctggtgctggtgcaggGGGCTGAGAGCCGCGTAGGGGTCCCCCAGGTGCGGGTAAGCGGGCTCCTGGCCCTGCGGGTAGGGCAGCGGCGGCTGCGGGTACGGCGGGGGGAAGTAGGGCGGCTGGAAGTCGGCGGCGGGCGTGTGGCAGAGCGGCGGGGCCGAGCCGTAGGGCGCCTGGTTGAGAGCGGGCAGCTGCGGCAGGCGGGCCCCGGCCGGCGCCCCGGGCAGCCCCTCGGCGCGGTCCTGCGGCGGCGGGAGACGGGCGAGCCGGTGAGGCGGGGAGCGGACCCCCGGCCCCCTctacccaccaccaccaccaccaccaaccaaccaccccccccaaccggggccccccccgccccccccaaccgccccggcccggccccgcccgcgccccggccCGCACTCACCATGCCCGGGTAGCTGTGCACTAGCATCTGTGCGGGCCCGCGGCGagccccgggcgggccgggccccgggggTGCCCCCGTCTCCGCCCCTCTATCCCGCCGGAGCGGCGTCTCCCATCGCCCGCCCGCTCCTCTGCGCCGGCCCCGACTCCATGCACGCCAGTTATAGCGGCGGGGGCGCGCCCGCCGCGCCGGGAGCGCGCGTCAGAGcgcgggggacggggacgcgccGCCCGCTCCCGCGGGGCCCCCGACGGCTcccgacggcggcggcggcggcggcggcggggggcggcggggggcggccggggctggggggtcaGGGGCGATCGTCGCCCCCCGGGAGCGCGGCCCCGCGCCGTCGGGCGGCCCCGCTCCCGTCGTGTCGCACGGTGCCGCACGCCTCCCCCTcaccctccgcctcccccccccccctcctcgccccggtaCCCGGGACCACCcccggatccccccccccccgccccactgcCTGAGAGCCCTGTTGGGGAGCGACCCTCGCCGCACCGGGGACCGAGCCCCCGAGGGCCGGGAGGGCCCGGGGGAGCGGGCGGGCTGCGGGACGGCGGCGATGCCCTACGGTTCGACTTTATTAGCCCGAGCAGGGGAGCGGGCTTCCCCGGCCGGGAGCACGGCGAGGGCTCCGGCGGCAGCTGCCACCTCCGCCCGACGGCGGCCGGAGCGGGACCCGGGGCCGGTGCTGCCGGGAGAGCCCGGGGCTTCTCCCCGGggttcttcccccctcctccgcGGTGGGGAGCGGGGAACCCCAGCCCGGGCTCGGGGAGAAAGAGAATTGTCGGGGGGTGCTCCGGGCACCTGGCTCCCTGCCCgaggggacgggcgggagggcgGGCGCCGGCTGAGACAGAGCCGGGGGAAACCGGGGAGCAACGACAGGCAGCGTGCCTGCCTCCCCGCCCTGCcggccctcctcctccccatccctccctcctcctcctccccatccctccctcctcctccccatccctccctcgcCCTCTGTTTGGATCCTCCctccggggccgggcggggcgggcccgcAGCACCGGGTCCCTGAGCacggcaccgggcaccgggcaccACCGGCGGGTCGAGCCGGTCGGACGGGGCGgtcctgccaccccccccccccgccccaatccccccccctcccgccggtAACCCGCCCACGCAAGCGGCTGCACACGCCCACGCCGGTGCAGTGATGCACCCGCACGGTGATGCACGGGGGTGCGCACCCGCAccggcacccacccacccccaccccccatacaCGCTCGCCGGACACCCCCCACGGACACGGGCGCGTATtcccacagcccccccaccccccaccccacgcccCCCCACGGTGGCCCACGGGCGCCGTGACCGGGCTCGGGGGCGGCCGTGTCCCCGCGGGGTCCCCGCGGTCTCACCGTGCCACCCGGCGGGAGCTGCCCATGGCCGCGCAGGAGTTTCCATGGGTGGCAGCGTGTAATTTGTGTGCGAGCGGAGAACAAACCCTTTACCCCCAACTGTAATACACCGTGATGTGTGATCGACATTAACAAACACAATCCCacattgcatttaatttaattccACTCTTCCTGCCCCGAGCTACAGCtcccttcattttcatttttcctccgaATTCCCACAACTCAGACCTCTTTGATTTCCAGGTTTAATTAACAATGCTCATTAAAtgaatttttattcatttcttttaatattacCCTGCCACCTGTCTTTAGGAGGCAAGGGCTGATCGTTTATTCTAATGTATTTCTATTAAAGATGGTATttaagggagggaggagggatgtgCAGAGGTGTAAGGGGCTGATCTATTCAAATCTCTTCATCCCCCTCAAATGCTGTTCAAGGACGCTGCTCCTGAaagttctgtatttattttccacCAGATCCGTTTCATTCGCTAGGAAAAATTGGATTGGACATGCTGTATTTTGCAGTTATGTTCCAGTTCATTCTTAACATCCCTTGCTCGTCTAGTCCGTATAATGTCAAGTCTTTATTCGTCTGAAAGAGGTGAAACTGTGCAAAATCCGGGCGCGAAGGGCCGCGAGCCGGCCTGCGTGTGGGACCGCGGGGCGAACGGGAGGATGCTCCCCGGCAGCAGCTCGGAGGGAAGCCGTGGTTCCACCCAAAAATGAGACCGAGCGGAGAAAACCTGCAACACTGACAgacaaagggaaggaaaaacaaaaggcaaagctGCCCCGCTGCCACCAAGCGTGCCAGGCAAACTGGGCTCCTGGCAACGCGGTGGACTGGGGCagggggccggggcagccccagcccggtgGGGCTGCCAGGGGGTGGGCTCGGGGCTtctcacccccccccagcccagcggtgcccaggaaggggacAAAGGACCTCGCAGGTGACGAGAGCGAGCGGCTGCGACCGCTGCTGGGGGCTGCGTGTGCCCGTGCCAAAGGCGAGCTCCGACCCTTCCTTtgtgcagcccccagcagctcctctgccctgGCACCCTCTCCGCTGGGAGCACCAGCAGCACCTTCCCAGCCTTTGGGTCCTGCCCAGCAACACAGTCCGAGCCCTGCAAGCACCCGAACGGTCCCTGCAAGATGCCTGAGACCTGCTCGAGTCCCTCACTGCCCCGTCCCCTCCATCCAGCGTTGCTAAGAGTGTTTTTACCCACCTGGTGATGAGGGCGAGCTAAAGCCATGGGCCTCCCATGGGCAGGGAGCAGGCGGTAAGCCACTAATGGTAACGATGAACAATTATTCGCTTTAACCCGCTGTGCTGAGGTCCCAAGCAGGGCCAAGGACTCTCACACCGGGTGCTGCACACAtgctgtcccagcagctgcccGGTCCCGTTACTGGTTCAGCATGGCCAGAGCAACTGCTGGGGGTCATCTGAATACAGGATGCTAAAACACAGCTCTCCACTACCTGCTCTTTAGCCCCGCAGTTGAAGGACCACGTGCACATCCAGCTGTGCTCACGTTTTGCTCTGCCAAGTGTCCTTCATGTCTGCTAACAGAATGCCACAATCGTGCGAGGGGCTCAACATGACAGCTGCCCGCTCGCCCCCCAGCTATGGGGAGCGTTCGCTGTCAGTCTGGGCCACCACGTCTCCACCCCAGGGACCACTTGTTGCGTTCACACCCAAGCCAGAAATCTCTGAAAAACTGGTTTTGTAACAAAGGTCCCAGTACTCCTTCCCAGGGAGATCAGTGTCTGTCGGCTCTTCCAGGAGCGTGCGAGGGGCTTGAGGCAGCAACCTCTGCTTTCGGAGGTCAGCCACGAAAATACCGACGGAGCAGGGCAGTAGGGGCATGGAAACAAAAGTATGTGAGCACAGGTCCCTGCCCGAGCCGAAGATGGACTGGTTCTTCCCCAGAAGCCCGGCTCCCATCGACACCTCAGAGAAATGCTGGCTGCTCCTATCATTTCTCACATCTCCCCCCCGCCAGCTATCCAGGTGGGGAAGGAAGCTCCCTGCCGTGGGGCTGGAGAGCCAGGCAGAGCTTTGGGGAGAAGGACAAGGGCCCCGTCGAGGGGTGGGCAGGGaacggggcagcccccccccccccccgctgctcaGGCATCCCACCCTCACCAGCCCTGCTACATCTCGAAGCAAGAGGTTTGTGGGAGGGGGCTGCGCTTGGCTCCTGCAGTGCAGCAGCCGAATAACAACcttatgaaatatttaattttattgccAGTGCTTTTGGGGTGATATGAATAAATGCCGTAAGAAAACGCATGCCATGGTCGGGTTTGCAAAGGCATTATGACATTTAAGCTGTCAAAGCGAAACAGAATGTACGTCTGCTCCTCTGGGGCCTTATTCATCTTGTCCAAGCCATGGTGAATGATCATCTTGTTCCTGGAGAGCTCGCTCTGGTGTTGAAAATGCACTGGGAGATAAAGCACTGTTTGCTCTGGGTGTTGCTGGCTGCAATCCCACTCCATGCTGGGATCTCAAAGCGCTGTGGAAGACGTTAGCTGATGCCATCATCCACCTTTCTTGCGCTAGCGGATCAATGCCCACAGATGCCAGCTGCCGACGGCAGAACCTGCGGTTGGGCTTCCAAAGCTCGTGGTGGCCGAGGAGTCACCCTGCAGCCTTTGAAGCCTCGGCCAGGCTGCTGGGGCACCATCTCCCTCGCGCTGGGCTGAGCCGCCTCGGGCACGCCAGGACCTGCAGACCGGCACAAGCAGAGCCAACGGAGACAGCCGCAAGGCAGGAGGCCTCCGCCAGCTCCTGTGCTCTCCCCTCCTGAAGGTGCTGTGCTCCCTGTTGTCAGAGCCCAGGGGTCTCGGGGAGGAGAACCAACCTTTTAGGGGTGCTCTGTCCAAGAACGTGTTTGGAAGGTGGTGTCGAGGGACAAGAGAGCAGTGATACTTCTCAAGGAGCCCCGGCATCTACACAGAGCATCCCCTCTGGCGTTCAGCCCGGTAACATCCCAGAGCAAGGCTGGTGTCTCACCCCGTCCTCTGTCAGCCCACGGGCAGCCAAGAGGAACGTGTTTCGTGTTGTGCAAAGAAACAAGTATATGATGAGCCATCGGGGTCTCTGGGAGGGTGCAGCTCTGGCAAGGCATGGCTGGTCCTTCTCACACTTGACGGGACTTTCCACCGAAGAGTGAGAGAATGAGGGACAGGTGCTCCTCCCCAGGCACCTGCTGGCGGCCAAAATCCACTGCCCTGGGATGTGGTGAAGGATAAACTGGAGGACTTCCCTGGGTTTGCTCCCAGGTAGCCTGCCTGGGAATTAAACACCGGCAGCCAAAGGCCTGCGGGTCTAGGACTGCTCTGGTCTTGGATGGGGTCCTGCAGGTCCGGACGGGATCTCCGGTCAGGTGTTGTGGAAGCTCCTACCACTGCCCGTGGGGATGAACGACGGCCAAGCCGGTGCCGATAACCACAGTGAGCCCAGTGCAGCgctgggggagagaggagagcgCTCTCCTGCTGATACAGGTGCCTATCTCTCATTAGCACTAATGATAGCCTTTCATTAATGGAAAGCCCACACCCTTTGACCAGAGGCAGAAGAGCTTATGAGACTGGGAACAGTCGAAGGTAAAGCATTTGAGTGTTTGGATGTTTTTTCTGACAATCTGAAATGCGTTTCTGACTCGTCCAATGCATTGAAGTTTCCCCGCGGTGCAGGGATGAGGTGTTCTTGGCAGGACGGGGAGACTCTCCCAGCCCACGCTCGAGCAGAGTTATGCTCTTTTCCAAGGCCAGGAGGCTCATTTGCTTGTTTGGCTTGCATCGCTTTCTTCTGGTAGCACCTACCTTTGTTCCAACTTGCATTAACTTTTCAGGGCTGAGCTGGAAAGATCAGAAAGATACTTTTCCTGAGCAACAGCAGACGCCTCCTCTGCAGTTGTGTAAGGCGTTTGCTTTGATAAAGCAGCGAGCTAAAAATATGGTATAGAGCAGGAATACAGCCAGACTCAGCCCTCCTTTTGAGACAGCTCCTCGCTTGATTTTTCCCTCAATCAGACGATTCCCCAGCATGAGTTCTGAGGGCAGCCAGGATCCCTGCCTTGGTCTGGCAGGAGAGCCGCTCCCCGGCGAGGCTGCGGCTCCCAACGAGCTCCTCGGCTGACACCTGGTGGAAAACCCTTCCCGGGCCCGGCTGCAGCCCGAGCAGGGAGCTCTGCTCCGGCCGCAGCCATCCTCCGTCAGAAAAACTCTGGAATACCACCCTGTCCCGGCTGCTCTTTGTGGGAGTTTTTAGGCTCAGGCTCACAGGATACCCGAGAGCTGGCAGCCTAGGCTGCAAAGCCAGTGGTACAAGTGATTTATTCTCACTGTACGTGTGGCCTTTCTCTTCCGAAAAGCAAACTACTCCTTGGTCTGCAGGGAGTCAGCGAGGTGTAATTCACTTATTTCTGCTTTCACAGTCTGTACCCAAAGGCTCTAAAGAGCCCAGGCCTTTGCAGGTTGAATCCCTCGCCTTGCAAGAGTGGAAAAATCCCCTCCATACCTCCCATCCCTGCAGCGAGAGGGAGCCCAAGCAAATAAACATCTCCGTGGCTGTGCCTTGTGTAGGTGTGTCACAGGGCAAAACAGGCAACAGCAAGCGGTGCTGTGATGGGTTTCTAGGCATGAATTTGGGATGGTACCAGTCGTGGAAATgagccgggagggggggggggggtgtgtgtcataCCACAGCACGGCAAAAGGGCCTTTGTGCATCTTCATACCAGAAGGGGACAGGTCTGTGCCAAGTTACAGAGTTATTCTCACTGCTATCGGTAAATATTAAAGCTTTTCCTGTTCCTGCTTTTTGCAGGCTTCTATGTGTAGTGCCAAGTTACTTTACTAACATGTGCAGGTCTCTGACATAAAATAAGGTGACATCCTAAAGGGCTTACTGTGACAAAATTGGGAGACCATGTTAAAGGGAGAAGCTGGCAACCTCTCAGGGCCCTCGGCAGAAATAAATCCCAACACTCCAGaagtttgaaaaacaaagcaacagaaaacatctttaataataaaacagtctggttttaaaaagaaatactgacagAAGGTCAAGCAGGTGTACATTGAAATGTTCTGAGGCAGCAATAGTTCTGCACATCAGGTTGTGGACAGTTCAAATCCCGCTGAGCTCTGCTGCATCACTCCAGTTTTATAAAGTTTGGTCATTCAAACGCTTTTTGTCCCCACCTGGCACCAAAGGGCACGTGAGAAATGTTGAACGGATCTTGTGCAGGAGCCTGGCTTCATTTCCCACACCAGGGTGCCGCTAGCTCTTCACTGCTCAGACAGACACTGTTCCAAAGCTGCCATACCATAAAGGTTGGCCCACTCCCTGCCGTGGTGTGACAGGATCACGTCCCTGCATGGCTTGCTGGCTCTGGCCAGCTCTACTAACACGCCCTGGAAAGCAGCAATGAGCTCAAAATCCACTGAGGCTGGAGCAACGCGAGCCAGTAACTCCGAGAGGCCTTCCAGCCACCGTGCCTGGAGGACAGCTTGTGGCAGCCAGGGAAAAAGTGGCACGCAGCCGGCCAAGGCCTGCATCCCCAGGAACCAGAGCTCACTGATGTCAGCCCAGGCACTCGCATAGGCAGGTGACACGGCCGCAGCCAAGCCCTCCCTACCAGGGTCTGCTTGGGCGGTGTGGGCCTGTGATAGGAAGCAAATGGCAGCTCCGAAAAACTCCTTGGCAGACTGCGTCCCCTGAagagctgaaaggaaaaggaaatgaatgaCTCAATACAGAGCTCGCCTGGCAAAGGAAGGACCCTTTGGTGGGCCCTGCTGAATTTTCTGCATATTCCTTGTTCCtccaggtttttggtttggtcACTTTTCCAATGACAGAAACTGGACCCGTTTCCCTTGCGTTTGCTTTCTCCAGCCCAACCACGCAGACCTCAGTCTCTGCCCGGGCAGAGCAATGCGCAACTTTGCCAGGGGGAGCTCTTCTTACCTGCTGAACTTGCAAGGATCCTGGCCATCATCAGGCCCAGAGTGGCAATGTTGGCTGCTAGAACCAGGTGATCTTTCTGGGGCAGCAGAAGCGGAAGAGATTTCAGCAACATGTCCATCAAGGACGAAAAGGTTTTGTCTCGCCTAGAGAGAAAGCAAACCCTGAGACACGTTTCCTGAGCAGGGCCAGAAGCACCTGAAAACGTCAAGGTTAAATGCAGCACCAAAAAAGTAATGTAACTGGTGTTGAAAAAGGGATATCCCTTTTTCAGCACAGTGTCTTAAAACATCCTGCAAGCTCATTGCACAATGCGCcctctttctttccactgacAATCTTAAAGCAAGCTCCTGCAGCTCTGTTACCTGATGAGGTCTGGCGCAGTCACTACCAGGTTAAGGAAAATCCCACACGCAGTCTGTAGACTCATTTCAGTGTTTGTCAGGGGagtcagggacccgggcttggagGTCAGCACCTCCCACTGATAGAGGAAGTACTCAGACAGCAGTGCTGGTGCCCCTTCTGAGATGAGGATGTCCCGGGGCCTGTCCTCTGCTGTTAAATGGCAAAAGCCAGGTAGCAGAAAtctggaaggggaaagaaattgGGAACATGAGGCAGAACGGGTCTAAGCCCTGCATTTACATccaactgggggtgggggaaagagtCACGGAATTGGCACtgcagggagaacagaaaatagaaGAAGATTTGAGCAGGTTTGCGCTAAAATGAATCAACTCTGTGCTTAAAATACATACCTCAGGGCATCCTGGGGTACGCCAGAGCCCTCGGTGCTGACCAGCTCTGGCTGGGGAAGACTCACAGCTGGGCTACCCTCTTTGAAAAGCTTCTTGGCATAATGAACAAGGAAAGGCAAAAGTTCACAGATTTCCTGCTTGAGGGAGGACGTCTCTTCTGCCATCCAGGCTCCAAGGATTCGAACAGAAGCAAATATGAAAGGATCTTGTAGCTCCTCCTGTTTAACCTGCATGaataagaaagcagacagaaaatgaCACGTTAGGGCTGCTGTCCTATTGAGCTACTGCAGGTATGAAAAACACAGTGGGCCAAGAGGCACATGTTGCTCTACACAGCTATGGCCATGAGCTGCTGAGCACCCATGAAGCGTCCCAGAGAACAGCAACCAAAGTCTCCCAGAAAAATCCACAAAAACATGCTCTTTGCTTGAGAGCCCTGCATTACCTGTTTCAAATAGAATATTACAGctccaaatgcctcctccatGATCCTCATGAGCTGCATTTTCTGCACCTCTTCTAGCAGCGGTTTCTCTTCTCTCAGGCACTCCTGGATCCCCATCTCAATAAGGACATAGCAGGCCGTTAccacttctttcttcccctccaccTCCAAGGGGTCTGGCTCCTCTAGGGTCAGGCGGACCTCCACACAAGCCAAGTTCACCAGCAAGGCCAGGAACTTACTTCCAGCACTCCCTGCTGGGATCCACTCTGACCCACAGGCCTGCACAAGGCAGGCAGCAAGCTTCAGAGCAGGGTCCCGCTGTGACTGGCCAAGTTTACTGCCCAAGATGTTAGCCAGCCCTTTGTAAAGTTTATGGAGGCACTCAGAGCCCTGTGAGTCCTGTGCGAGCGGTGGCGACAGGGGGATGAAGCGAGGCAGAACCTCACACAACTCAAATTTGGTCATGTCTTCAGCCTTGAGAAAATCATCAGAGAGCTTGCTCAGCACGGCCAGGAGGTGTGGAGCATCTCTCTGCCAGCACTTCACCTCTGCTACGGCCAACAGCCCCAAGAGCAGCGTCAAGGCACGGTCAGAGCCGTAACTGCAATTCACGTAGGCCTGGCACAGGGCAGACACCGTCCCTTTGGTCACCAACTCTCTGGGGCCCCTGGCAGTGGCCATGACAGCGCTCAGGCACTGGTATACATCATCGATCATGGACGTGCTGTCTGGATTGCAGGGGGAAACCAGGATGTCATTGAAGGTTGGGATTTTGTTCAAGATCTGGGAGTGACCAGCTAACTCTGGATCGGTGCAGAAACATGCCA
The DNA window shown above is from Accipiter gentilis chromosome 17, bAccGen1.1, whole genome shotgun sequence and carries:
- the NCDN gene encoding neurochondrin, encoding MASDSGDRNPTLKKCLAVLREARNDSEQFAALLLVTKAVRAGEVDAKTRRQIFDAIGFTFPNRLLTSRQPPAGCPEHTFRALGLTLLACFCTDPELAGHSQILNKIPTFNDILVSPCNPDSTSMIDDVYQCLSAVMATARGPRELVTKGTVSALCQAYVNCSYGSDRALTLLLGLLAVAEVKCWQRDAPHLLAVLSKLSDDFLKAEDMTKFELCEVLPRFIPLSPPLAQDSQGSECLHKLYKGLANILGSKLGQSQRDPALKLAACLVQACGSEWIPAGSAGSKFLALLVNLACVEVRLTLEEPDPLEVEGKKEVVTACYVLIEMGIQECLREEKPLLEEVQKMQLMRIMEEAFGAVIFYLKQVKQEELQDPFIFASVRILGAWMAEETSSLKQEICELLPFLVHYAKKLFKEGSPAVSLPQPELVSTEGSGVPQDALRFLLPGFCHLTAEDRPRDILISEGAPALLSEYFLYQWEVLTSKPGSLTPLTNTEMSLQTACGIFLNLVVTAPDLIRRDKTFSSLMDMLLKSLPLLLPQKDHLVLAANIATLGLMMARILASSAALQGTQSAKEFFGAAICFLSQAHTAQADPGREGLAAAVSPAYASAWADISELWFLGMQALAGCVPLFPWLPQAVLQARWLEGLSELLARVAPASVDFELIAAFQGVLVELARASKPCRDVILSHHGREWANLYGMAALEQCLSEQ